The genomic window TCAATATAACTGTATAGCCATTGGCTTAGGAACGCCAGGACCAACAGATGCAGAGGGGAGAATTGCTAAAGTAGCGATTAATCTAGATAATTGGCACAATGTACCCTTAGCAGATTGGTTAGAGTCTGAAACTGGTTTACCCACCAAAATAGCTAACGATGCTAATTGCGCGGGTTTAGGGGAAGCTTGGTTAGGATCAGGACAACAATTTACTAACTTTATTTTACTAACTTTAGGGACAGGTATAGGAGGAGCGATCATCCTCAATAAGCAACTTTATACGGGTATCTATGGTGCAGCGGGAGAATTAGGCTTAATTACCCTTAATTATACAGGACCAAACTGTAATAGCGGTAATCAAGGCTCTCTAGAACAATATCTCTCTATCCAAGCAATTGAGAGAACTACGGGAAAAAATCCCGCAGTTTTAGCAGAATTAGCTAATCAAGGTAACCAAGAAGCAATAACTTTTTGGCAAGATTATGGTAAGTTACTAGGAGCGGGGTTAGCTAGTTTAATTTATGTACTCACTCCTGAAGCTATTTTAATCGGTGGGGGAATTAGTGCAAGTAGTCATTTATTTTTACCTTCTACTCAAGCAGAAATTGAACGTAGAGTATTGTCTAGTTCTCGAATAGGATTACAAATATTAACTGCTCAACTAGGTAATCAAGCAGGAATAGTCGGCGCAGCTAAATTAGCTTGGGAATTGAAAGTGACATACTCCTACACCGAATCAAAGATTACGCTGTAGGCTTCTTATCTTTCACCTTAAGAGATGATTGACCGTTTTTGAGTGAGGCGATGCCCATCCCCACTTTTTTAATTA from Gloeocapsa sp. DLM2.Bin57 includes these protein-coding regions:
- a CDS encoding ROK family protein, giving the protein MKTVIGIDLGGSSIKIGCFTPEGESVYQGMIPTPQPSTPQAVTKAIAAIVKQLTPQYNCIAIGLGTPGPTDAEGRIAKVAINLDNWHNVPLADWLESETGLPTKIANDANCAGLGEAWLGSGQQFTNFILLTLGTGIGGAIILNKQLYTGIYGAAGELGLITLNYTGPNCNSGNQGSLEQYLSIQAIERTTGKNPAVLAELANQGNQEAITFWQDYGKLLGAGLASLIYVLTPEAILIGGGISASSHLFLPSTQAEIERRVLSSSRIGLQILTAQLGNQAGIVGAAKLAWELKVTYSYTESKITL